The Ensifer adhaerens genome has a segment encoding these proteins:
- a CDS encoding simple sugar transport system permease protein, giving the protein MTSNLVQAGKPRTMNWADFVSRYGTVFAAIVIFIAFSLFSPRFLTVSNLTNVLVQISALTVVASALTVAVVSGEFDLSVGEVAGLSSILIAGLLVWSHQPVYVAIPLSVFAGIVIGIVNGFLVTRLRIPSLIATLGMGPVALGLNYSYSGGDSIYAQMPDAFYYLSTGRIFGFIPVPVVIAIIVVIAVHTLINRTRFGRATVATGTNIVAARLSGINVNRCRHIALVISATGASVAGVMLTARLGTGQPGAGEPYLMDALTAVFIGMTAFRPGRASVEGTVIGVIIIGMLDNGLNLLGAPFYMQNIVRGVVMIAAVALAVVRGEIRFF; this is encoded by the coding sequence GTGACTAGCAATCTTGTTCAAGCCGGTAAGCCGCGCACGATGAATTGGGCCGACTTCGTGAGCCGATACGGAACCGTGTTTGCGGCCATCGTCATCTTCATCGCCTTTTCCCTGTTCAGCCCGCGCTTCCTGACCGTCAGCAACCTTACAAACGTCCTGGTGCAGATTTCCGCGCTCACGGTCGTGGCAAGCGCGCTCACCGTTGCCGTGGTGAGCGGGGAATTCGACCTGTCGGTTGGCGAGGTGGCGGGGCTTTCCTCCATCCTGATTGCCGGTCTGCTGGTCTGGAGCCATCAGCCGGTCTATGTGGCCATTCCGCTCTCGGTTTTCGCCGGCATCGTCATCGGCATCGTCAACGGCTTCCTCGTCACGCGGCTGCGCATCCCCTCGCTGATCGCAACGCTCGGAATGGGCCCGGTCGCGCTCGGCCTCAACTACTCCTATAGCGGCGGGGACTCGATCTATGCCCAGATGCCGGATGCCTTCTACTATCTTTCGACGGGGCGCATCTTCGGCTTCATCCCGGTCCCGGTCGTCATAGCAATCATCGTGGTGATCGCCGTCCATACCCTGATCAACCGGACCCGTTTTGGCCGTGCAACGGTCGCAACTGGCACGAACATCGTCGCGGCCCGCCTTTCCGGCATCAATGTCAATCGCTGCCGCCATATTGCGCTGGTCATCTCGGCGACGGGCGCGTCCGTGGCGGGCGTCATGCTCACCGCGCGGCTCGGGACGGGCCAGCCCGGTGCTGGCGAACCGTACCTGATGGACGCGCTGACGGCCGTCTTCATCGGCATGACCGCCTTCCGGCCCGGCCGGGCCTCGGTCGAGGGCACCGTTATCGGCGTCATCATCATCGGCATGCTCGACAACGGCCTGAACCTCCTGGGTGCGCCCTTCTACATGCAGAATATCGTGCGCGGTGTCGTGATGATCGCGGCGGTGGCACTGGCGGTTGTGCGCGGCGAAATCCGCTTTTTCTGA
- a CDS encoding pyruvate dehydrogenase E1 component alpha subunit, protein MAQQQAIKNSKLFEHYRTMRRIRTFEERVGELFVRGQSAGSMLHLSIGEESSAAGVSAVMQPQDTFTTHHRGHGIFLARGADPNRMMAEIAGKETGYCHGKGGSMHIADMALGHLGANAIVGGGIPAVVGAGLSSKMLKQNSVSIAFFGDGAMQQGILYESMNMAALWGLPVLFCCINNQYGMGTRIDQATRNTAFDERAKAFGLNGTVVNGLDVEEVEAAADWLIREARAGKPGLLSIEVYRFFGHARMDKSPYRAEAEEIEGRKKDPVLFARDKLVKAGLSSEAELTDLDQTITREMDATIDFAVQSTAPPLSSMFRDVYALGEPEPEPVRTRIDRVLARDDV, encoded by the coding sequence GTGGCACAACAACAGGCGATCAAGAACAGCAAGCTGTTTGAACACTACCGGACCATGCGTCGTATCCGGACCTTCGAGGAGCGCGTGGGCGAGCTTTTCGTGCGCGGCCAGTCGGCCGGTTCGATGCTGCATCTGTCGATCGGCGAGGAATCGAGCGCTGCCGGTGTCTCCGCCGTCATGCAGCCGCAGGACACGTTCACCACGCATCATCGCGGCCACGGGATCTTCCTGGCGCGCGGAGCCGATCCCAATCGGATGATGGCGGAAATCGCCGGCAAGGAGACCGGCTACTGTCACGGCAAGGGCGGCTCCATGCATATTGCCGACATGGCGCTGGGCCATCTCGGCGCCAATGCGATTGTCGGTGGCGGCATTCCGGCGGTGGTGGGCGCAGGCCTTTCCAGCAAGATGCTCAAGCAGAATTCGGTATCGATCGCCTTTTTCGGTGACGGTGCCATGCAGCAGGGCATTCTCTATGAAAGCATGAACATGGCCGCACTGTGGGGCCTTCCCGTCCTCTTTTGCTGCATCAACAACCAGTATGGCATGGGCACGCGCATCGACCAGGCGACCCGCAACACCGCCTTCGATGAGCGCGCCAAGGCCTTCGGGCTGAACGGCACCGTCGTCAACGGGCTGGATGTCGAGGAGGTCGAAGCGGCGGCCGACTGGCTGATCCGCGAGGCGCGCGCCGGAAAGCCTGGCCTCCTCAGCATCGAGGTCTATCGCTTCTTCGGCCATGCCCGGATGGACAAGAGCCCCTATCGCGCCGAAGCCGAGGAGATCGAGGGTCGCAAGAAGGATCCCGTGCTCTTCGCCCGCGACAAGCTCGTCAAGGCGGGGCTCTCCAGCGAAGCGGAGCTGACGGACCTCGACCAGACGATCACGCGCGAGATGGACGCGACGATCGACTTTGCCGTCCAGTCCACCGCACCACCGCTCTCCTCCATGTTCCGCGATGTCTACGCGCTCGGCGAACCAGAGCCGGAACCCGTCCGCACCCGTATCGACCGCGTTCTAGCAAGGGATGACGTCTGA
- a CDS encoding pyruvate dehydrogenase E1 component beta subunit, producing MISMTYRDALRKALDDAMVEDSSIVVIGEEVGRYGGAYGVTKDLIATHGPDRLIDTPISEPAIVGTAVGAAMTGLRPVAELMYIDFLGMTMDQLANQAAKIRYMFGGQIGVPMVLRTQGGTGRSAGAQHSQSLEGWVMHTPGLRLAMPATVADAYHLLRQSLTKPDPVVFIEHKALYTRKEEVDLDAEPLAWGKAAVRRTGSDLVIVTYSRQVIYALEAAEQLAKKNIDVTVIDLRTLNPLDFDTVREHVERVGKAMVVSEGVMTAGVAAELCARISEECFDYLEQPVIRVAGEDIPISVSQELESGSVPSARLIAETAERMLS from the coding sequence ATGATTTCGATGACCTACCGCGATGCGCTGCGCAAGGCGCTTGACGATGCGATGGTGGAAGACAGCTCCATCGTCGTGATCGGTGAGGAAGTCGGCCGCTATGGCGGAGCATACGGCGTGACCAAGGATCTGATCGCTACGCACGGTCCGGACCGCCTGATCGATACGCCGATCTCTGAACCGGCCATTGTCGGTACGGCTGTCGGCGCTGCCATGACCGGGCTGCGTCCGGTCGCCGAGCTGATGTATATCGACTTTCTCGGCATGACCATGGATCAGCTCGCCAACCAGGCGGCAAAGATCCGCTACATGTTCGGTGGTCAGATCGGCGTGCCAATGGTCCTGCGCACGCAAGGCGGCACGGGACGCTCGGCCGGCGCGCAGCACTCCCAAAGTCTCGAAGGCTGGGTCATGCATACCCCAGGTCTCAGGCTTGCCATGCCGGCCACCGTCGCGGATGCCTATCACCTGTTGCGCCAGAGCCTGACCAAGCCTGATCCGGTCGTCTTCATCGAGCACAAGGCGCTCTATACCCGCAAGGAAGAGGTCGACCTCGATGCCGAGCCGCTCGCATGGGGCAAGGCTGCCGTGCGCCGCACCGGGTCCGATCTTGTCATCGTCACCTATTCGCGCCAGGTCATCTATGCGCTTGAAGCCGCCGAGCAGCTGGCGAAGAAGAATATCGACGTCACGGTCATCGATCTGCGCACCCTCAACCCGCTCGATTTCGACACCGTGCGTGAGCATGTCGAGCGGGTCGGAAAGGCCATGGTCGTCAGCGAAGGCGTGATGACGGCCGGTGTCGCGGCCGAACTCTGCGCACGCATCTCGGAAGAGTGCTTCGACTATCTCGAACAGCCCGTCATCCGCGTTGCCGGCGAGGATATCCCGATCTCCGTCTCGCAGGAACTCGAAAGCGGCAGTGTGCCGTCTGCACGCCTGATCGCCGAGACAGCCGAGAGAATGTTGTCATGA
- a CDS encoding Ribulose kinase has product MSYFLTADGGTESLRARVYDLSGHCLGSVAVPYQTHFSAGARAEQNPADWWSSFVSASRQAIAEAGIDPSAVEAITLATTSCSVVALDRDGVPLRPAIIWMDVRANREADDVLATGDGALITNGGGRGPVSAEWMIPKALWIARNEPALFDKTDTICEYQDFMTLRLTGERAASLNNMTLRWHYQTDRGGLPLTLLDALGLSVLADKWPQRIVPPGGVIGTLCSKAAGELGLSPSTKVVQGGADALIGMIGLGVARPGQLALITGSSHLQFGVTETAVHAPGVWGTYRDCVYPGRYIIEGGQTSTGSIIAWLGRLMNGTMDLDELNRKAADLEPGSGGLIVQDHFQGNRTPYTDALSRGAIIGLTLAHEPHHIFRAIMEGIGFGTRCILDSMADAGYRGTEITIGGGAGASDLWLQIHADTAGLPVCLPQSRDAPSVGAAVLAAHGAGHFASIDDGIAAMVKPGRRIEPRSREMALYNDLYEQYRALYPALRAVRGAKGAAL; this is encoded by the coding sequence ATGAGCTATTTCTTGACCGCCGATGGCGGCACCGAAAGCCTGCGGGCGCGCGTCTACGATCTGTCGGGCCATTGCCTCGGCAGTGTCGCTGTACCCTATCAGACACATTTCAGCGCCGGCGCCCGTGCCGAGCAGAACCCAGCCGACTGGTGGTCGTCCTTCGTGTCCGCCTCGCGGCAGGCGATTGCCGAGGCTGGGATCGACCCCTCTGCCGTCGAAGCCATCACTCTTGCGACGACGAGTTGCAGCGTCGTCGCCCTTGACAGGGACGGCGTGCCCCTGCGCCCCGCTATCATCTGGATGGATGTACGGGCCAACAGGGAGGCCGACGACGTGCTGGCGACAGGCGATGGCGCGCTCATCACCAATGGTGGCGGACGTGGGCCTGTTTCGGCGGAATGGATGATCCCTAAGGCGCTCTGGATCGCACGAAACGAGCCTGCCCTGTTCGACAAGACAGATACGATTTGCGAATATCAGGACTTCATGACCCTGCGGCTGACCGGCGAGCGCGCGGCAAGCCTCAACAACATGACGCTGCGCTGGCATTACCAGACGGATCGCGGTGGTTTGCCGCTGACGCTTCTCGACGCGCTCGGGCTTTCGGTGCTCGCGGACAAGTGGCCTCAGCGTATTGTTCCTCCCGGCGGTGTCATCGGGACGCTCTGCAGCAAGGCTGCCGGCGAATTGGGCCTGTCGCCATCGACGAAGGTGGTGCAGGGCGGTGCAGATGCGCTGATCGGGATGATCGGTCTCGGCGTTGCAAGACCCGGCCAGCTTGCGCTGATCACCGGCTCTTCGCATCTACAATTCGGGGTGACGGAGACTGCCGTCCATGCGCCGGGCGTTTGGGGCACCTACCGCGATTGCGTCTATCCCGGTCGGTACATCATCGAGGGCGGACAGACATCGACCGGCTCCATTATCGCCTGGCTTGGCCGCCTGATGAACGGCACGATGGACCTCGATGAACTGAACCGGAAGGCGGCGGACCTCGAGCCTGGGTCGGGCGGACTGATCGTGCAGGACCATTTCCAGGGCAACCGCACGCCCTATACGGATGCGTTATCGCGCGGCGCCATCATCGGCCTGACACTGGCCCATGAACCGCATCATATCTTCCGCGCAATCATGGAAGGCATCGGCTTCGGCACGCGCTGCATTCTCGATTCCATGGCGGATGCCGGCTATCGTGGAACCGAGATCACGATTGGTGGCGGTGCGGGCGCCTCCGATCTCTGGCTGCAGATCCATGCTGATACGGCAGGCCTGCCTGTCTGCCTGCCGCAGTCGCGTGATGCACCCTCCGTGGGTGCTGCAGTGCTCGCTGCCCATGGTGCCGGGCATTTCGCCTCGATCGACGATGGCATTGCCGCGATGGTCAAGCCGGGGCGGCGCATCGAGCCCCGTTCACGCGAAATGGCCCTCTACAATGACCTCTATGAACAATATCGCGCGCTCTATCCGGCCCTGAGGGCCGTGCGTGGCGCGAAGGGAGCAGCTTTATGA
- a CDS encoding pyruvate dehydrogenase E2 component (dihydrolipoamide acetyltransferase) gives MSERLLKMPRLGETMDEGRIANWLIAPGATFQRGDAILEIETDKTIAEYPALGGGTLVEILIAAGEMADVGTPIARIELGGEADWTDGEDASGVPSPAAASALPDASRTVTDLAMPRLGETMDEGRIARWLKAAGESFVRGEAIIEIETDKTVAEYPALVDGALIEIMRQEGDLVPVGEPIARIEIAADAAPPQTRTGNKKPSPPEAATAVTATRMPSSGTHGRVRATPLARRLARRHKLDITAIAGTGRRGRIEKADVLRATAGPAPAVAAAGNGVLRIDLTRGRMAFADSGGAGRPFLLLHGFAGDRTTWAALQSGLRRAGRRVIAPDLPGHGLTEIEAASVTDLSRDLIGLLDALQLNSVSLVAHSLGAAAAIALATEAGNRISDVTLIAPAGLGSSIDQDFIRIMASGPSPGEIAHMLRRLSVTQADLSPTALDALAADLGRKRLEQLADALAGPSGQRIDTVAPINTLAAKLPVRVLFGLEDRIIPWQQITALPPSVAVHLFARSGHLPQVDQTRDVLDILLQDGGRDD, from the coding sequence ATGAGCGAACGCCTCCTGAAAATGCCGCGCCTCGGCGAGACGATGGACGAGGGCCGCATCGCCAATTGGCTGATTGCGCCCGGCGCCACGTTTCAGCGGGGCGATGCGATCCTCGAAATCGAGACCGACAAGACCATTGCCGAATATCCGGCGCTGGGTGGCGGCACGCTCGTCGAAATCCTGATTGCTGCAGGCGAAATGGCTGATGTCGGAACGCCCATTGCCCGGATTGAGCTCGGCGGCGAGGCAGACTGGACAGACGGCGAGGATGCGTCCGGCGTCCCCTCCCCTGCAGCTGCAAGCGCGCTGCCGGACGCATCGCGGACGGTCACCGATCTCGCCATGCCGCGGCTTGGCGAGACCATGGATGAAGGCCGCATCGCCCGCTGGCTGAAGGCGGCTGGCGAAAGCTTCGTCCGCGGCGAGGCCATCATCGAGATCGAAACCGACAAGACCGTTGCCGAATATCCCGCTCTTGTCGACGGCGCCCTGATCGAGATAATGCGGCAGGAAGGCGACCTTGTGCCTGTCGGCGAGCCGATAGCGCGCATTGAGATTGCGGCAGACGCTGCTCCGCCACAGACACGCACAGGCAATAAGAAACCTTCGCCGCCAGAGGCCGCAACGGCTGTCACGGCAACACGCATGCCTTCGTCCGGCACGCATGGCCGCGTCAGGGCGACACCGCTCGCACGCCGTCTGGCGCGCCGGCACAAACTGGATATCACCGCGATTGCAGGCACCGGGCGGCGCGGCCGCATCGAGAAGGCCGATGTGCTGCGGGCGACAGCGGGTCCTGCGCCTGCCGTTGCGGCGGCAGGTAACGGGGTTCTTCGGATCGACCTGACACGGGGGCGCATGGCCTTTGCCGACAGCGGTGGCGCCGGACGGCCCTTCCTCCTCCTACACGGCTTTGCCGGTGACCGTACGACCTGGGCGGCGCTGCAGTCCGGTCTCAGGCGCGCCGGCCGCCGCGTCATCGCGCCCGATCTTCCAGGACATGGCCTGACTGAGATCGAGGCTGCCTCGGTGACGGACTTGTCGCGCGATCTTATTGGCTTACTCGATGCGCTTCAGCTTAACTCCGTTTCGCTGGTTGCCCATTCGTTGGGTGCGGCGGCAGCGATTGCGCTTGCCACGGAAGCCGGAAACCGGATTTCCGATGTGACACTGATCGCACCGGCAGGTCTGGGATCTTCGATTGACCAGGATTTCATTCGCATCATGGCGTCAGGCCCTTCCCCCGGAGAAATTGCGCATATGCTGCGCCGTCTTTCCGTGACGCAGGCGGATCTGTCGCCGACCGCACTCGATGCGCTCGCCGCCGATCTCGGCCGCAAGCGTCTCGAGCAGCTTGCCGACGCGCTCGCCGGACCTTCCGGACAGCGCATCGACACGGTCGCGCCGATTAACACGCTTGCGGCGAAACTGCCCGTAAGGGTGCTTTTCGGGCTCGAAGACCGGATCATTCCCTGGCAGCAGATCACGGCGCTGCCGCCATCGGTCGCAGTTCATCTTTTCGCCCGCTCCGGTCATCTACCGCAGGTCGACCAGACACGTGATGTGCTCGATATCCTGCTTCAGGACGGAGGCCGAGATGACTGA
- a CDS encoding alkylhydroperoxidase AhpD family core domain-containing protein, whose translation MTDVRERLKDAQRRLGGYAKSSAEVFAGFSRLSKAATAEGQLSPAQKELMAVAIAVTKGCEDCILYHVDAAIRHGAGESEIVEALDVAVEMGGGPALMYAGKALEFARALR comes from the coding sequence ATGACTGATGTACGGGAAAGACTGAAGGACGCACAGCGCCGCCTTGGCGGTTATGCGAAATCGAGTGCCGAGGTCTTTGCAGGCTTCTCGCGGCTAAGCAAGGCGGCCACCGCCGAAGGTCAGCTTTCGCCGGCCCAAAAGGAGCTTATGGCTGTCGCGATTGCCGTCACGAAGGGCTGCGAGGACTGCATCCTCTACCATGTCGATGCAGCGATCCGGCACGGCGCAGGCGAGAGCGAAATCGTCGAGGCGCTTGATGTCGCGGTGGAGATGGGCGGTGGTCCAGCACTGATGTACGCGGGCAAGGCGCTGGAATTCGCACGGGCGCTGCGTTAG